A single Mixta calida DNA region contains:
- a CDS encoding HrpF/NolX family T3SS translocon protein produces the protein MRLSGFSPSGFTAPRDAESPGKNAAAPLQTSAKGGPANGLAFVAPQRQNIVGSLPTPRQSADLPQSNALADTPLLGQLIASLFGDLLSSITGSGVTAWPQSGGEQGVNGAQGGPMSFEQAITTLGRHEDLLKKPQDREGLAKLRDDPQTPSDAKKALDTLLNNPGMFEAIDPAKNGKSDGKISAKDIRKWQENPAIRQYADAKAETYTHDYVPSDARPGSPAREMSGNDAMRELYLYSESLPKKVSMETLQKIADGSQDMGKCPPQVAAAAKYFTDHPAEWQQFTGKDDPNASISRDRLCDLAAYNVKLSPQESKAIETIKNNQDIFFRDGGIKPDKLVKIANDPNNSQEVRDAANLLSQPNSMLFSMLDNGKHGAGGNFFNKANDHNIGKGDLDAFIRKGSNQVAAAPQLANAPTTADELAAQEEMASGQETQPDAKKQRGGGIFKLLDILSYVATGLSVLIPGVGAAGLAATAGRAALTAGLKEGLKQGVKEGVKEGVQQGAGQVMNAAQTARSGNQQVNGQRVWAQG, from the coding sequence ATGCGCCTTTCAGGCTTTTCACCATCCGGTTTTACTGCGCCGCGCGATGCCGAGTCGCCCGGTAAAAACGCCGCCGCGCCGCTGCAGACGAGCGCAAAGGGCGGCCCGGCGAACGGTCTCGCTTTCGTTGCGCCGCAGAGGCAAAACATCGTCGGCTCACTGCCGACGCCGCGACAAAGCGCTGACCTGCCGCAATCAAACGCTCTCGCTGATACGCCGCTGCTGGGGCAGCTGATCGCCTCGCTGTTCGGCGATTTGCTCTCCAGCATCACCGGCTCCGGCGTCACCGCCTGGCCGCAGAGCGGCGGCGAGCAAGGCGTCAATGGCGCGCAGGGCGGCCCGATGTCGTTCGAGCAGGCGATCACCACGCTGGGCCGCCATGAAGATTTGCTTAAAAAGCCGCAGGATCGGGAAGGACTGGCGAAGCTGCGCGATGACCCGCAAACGCCGAGCGACGCTAAAAAGGCGCTGGATACGCTGCTGAACAACCCTGGGATGTTTGAAGCGATCGATCCGGCCAAAAACGGCAAAAGCGACGGCAAAATCAGCGCGAAGGATATCCGTAAGTGGCAGGAAAATCCCGCTATCCGTCAATATGCCGACGCCAAAGCAGAGACCTATACCCACGACTATGTGCCTTCCGACGCCAGGCCCGGCTCGCCTGCCCGCGAGATGAGCGGCAACGACGCTATGCGTGAGCTTTACCTTTATTCGGAGAGCCTGCCGAAAAAGGTCAGTATGGAGACGTTGCAGAAGATCGCCGACGGCTCGCAGGATATGGGGAAATGTCCGCCGCAGGTCGCCGCCGCCGCGAAATATTTCACTGACCACCCAGCAGAATGGCAGCAGTTCACCGGCAAGGACGATCCCAACGCGAGCATCTCGCGCGATCGCCTCTGTGACCTGGCCGCCTACAACGTCAAGCTTTCGCCGCAAGAGAGCAAGGCCATCGAGACGATCAAAAATAATCAGGATATCTTCTTCAGGGACGGCGGTATCAAGCCGGACAAGCTGGTGAAAATCGCCAACGACCCTAACAACAGTCAGGAGGTGCGCGACGCGGCCAACCTGCTGAGCCAGCCGAATTCGATGTTGTTTTCAATGCTCGACAACGGCAAGCACGGCGCGGGCGGCAACTTCTTCAACAAGGCCAACGACCATAACATCGGCAAGGGCGATCTCGACGCCTTTATACGCAAAGGCTCCAACCAGGTCGCCGCCGCGCCGCAGTTGGCTAACGCGCCCACCACAGCGGATGAGCTTGCTGCGCAGGAGGAGATGGCCAGCGGTCAGGAGACGCAGCCCGATGCGAAGAAGCAGCGCGGCGGCGGCATCTTTAAGCTGCTGGATATTCTCAGCTATGTCGCCACCGGGTTGTCGGTGCTGATTCCGGGCGTCGGCGCAGCTGGCCTCGCGGCCACGGCGGGCCGCGCCGCGCTGACCGCCGGGCTGAAAGAGGGCCTGAAGCAGGGCGTGAAAGAGGGCGTAAAGGAAGGCGTTCAGCAGGGCGCCGGCCAGGTGATGAACGCCGCGCAGACCGCCCGGTCGGGCAATCAGCAGGTGAACGGCCAGCGCGTCTGGGCGCAGGGCTAA
- a CDS encoding Lrp/AsnC family transcriptional regulator, giving the protein MALSPTDMKILKLLQDDARVTNQVLAEKIGMSASPCWRKVRKLEEDEVIQGYRAVLNRKKIGLGVMVFIRVAIDSHSEAEAKKFEEEVTALEDVVACYSIGGDADFLLQVVASDLDSYADFAMSVVRRLPGIKEMQSMFVLKEIKPLVTLPIKKMTDAG; this is encoded by the coding sequence ATGGCGCTTAGCCCGACAGATATGAAAATTCTCAAGCTGCTGCAGGATGACGCCCGCGTCACTAATCAGGTGCTGGCTGAAAAAATTGGCATGTCCGCGTCGCCATGCTGGCGAAAAGTACGCAAGCTGGAAGAGGATGAAGTAATCCAGGGGTATCGCGCAGTGCTGAATCGCAAGAAGATTGGCCTCGGGGTTATGGTGTTTATACGCGTCGCGATTGACAGCCACAGCGAGGCGGAAGCGAAAAAATTTGAGGAGGAGGTGACCGCGCTGGAAGATGTGGTGGCCTGCTACAGCATTGGCGGCGATGCAGATTTCCTGTTGCAGGTTGTCGCTTCCGATCTCGATTCCTACGCCGATTTCGCTATGTCGGTGGTGCGCCGTCTTCCTGGCATTAAAGAAATGCAGAGCATGTTCGTACTGAAAGAGATCAAACCGCTGGTGACGCTGCCGATTAAGAAAATGACCGACGCTGGCTGA
- a CDS encoding Dabb family protein, whose product MLMHIVLFTFKNPWSWASIEAIDAERSTRAHPNYIDEIKGWTCGRNITRRHIAADFVVIGLFEDRTTLERYIVHPNHQVGVAKWKAIADWQVVDIELSSDFTQNMGLLSVFNQLAEAC is encoded by the coding sequence ATGTTAATGCATATCGTCCTGTTTACGTTCAAAAACCCATGGAGCTGGGCCTCTATAGAAGCTATCGACGCGGAGCGATCAACGCGTGCGCACCCGAATTACATTGATGAAATTAAAGGATGGACCTGCGGACGTAATATTACCCGGCGTCATATCGCCGCTGACTTCGTGGTAATCGGTCTGTTTGAAGACCGCACCACGTTAGAGCGCTACATCGTACATCCCAATCATCAGGTCGGCGTGGCGAAATGGAAAGCGATTGCTGACTGGCAGGTGGTGGATATCGAACTCTCCAGTGACTTTACGCAAAACATGGGGCTCCTCTCTGTCTTTAACCAGCTGGCTGAAGCCTGCTGA
- a CDS encoding DUF2000 domain-containing protein, which translates to MKFDASQHRCTIVIDKDLPAGLAINAASVIGISFGRTVENLVGPDMQSVDNINYPGVIYAPLPVLLAPGEVIHDLQKTAESDEEIYIMPFSALAQSCKTYDEYSERISSVNSSQIELVAVGLIGPKKKITKMTGNLPLYK; encoded by the coding sequence ATGAAATTTGACGCCAGCCAACATCGTTGCACGATCGTTATCGATAAAGATCTGCCTGCCGGCCTCGCCATCAACGCCGCAAGCGTTATCGGCATTAGCTTCGGCCGCACCGTTGAAAACCTTGTCGGGCCCGATATGCAGAGCGTAGATAATATTAACTACCCGGGAGTGATCTATGCGCCGCTGCCGGTTTTGCTGGCGCCAGGCGAGGTCATTCATGACCTGCAAAAGACAGCGGAGAGCGATGAAGAAATTTATATTATGCCGTTCAGCGCGCTGGCCCAGTCCTGTAAAACCTACGATGAATATAGCGAACGTATCTCGTCGGTAAACAGCAGCCAAATTGAGCTGGTCGCCGTCGGGCTTATTGGCCCTAAAAAGAAAATCACGAAAATGACGGGTAATCTGCCGCTTTATAAATAA
- a CDS encoding LysE family translocator: MLGTAQILSYIAALGLAAAIPGPGMTALVARSVSCGAVTGFTMLTGLILGDLIYLSVAVFGLAVIANNYSSLFTLINWAASLYLCWLAWQFWRYQPQAVDIDQRATRKELASAWFSGLTITLGNPKTIAFYLAILPLVISLDNVSLQMWGMMLVPLTIFVLLSVGAVFILAALKIRHFLTSAEAQRLLFRSTGLIMLLAAIGMVAKTL; the protein is encoded by the coding sequence ATGCTGGGAACCGCTCAAATCCTCTCCTATATCGCCGCGCTCGGCCTGGCTGCCGCTATCCCCGGACCCGGCATGACCGCCCTGGTCGCCCGTAGCGTCAGCTGCGGCGCGGTAACGGGCTTCACCATGCTGACCGGTCTGATTCTGGGCGATCTGATCTACCTCTCTGTCGCGGTATTTGGCCTGGCGGTGATCGCTAATAACTACAGTTCGCTGTTTACCCTGATTAACTGGGCGGCTTCGCTCTATTTATGCTGGCTCGCCTGGCAGTTCTGGCGCTATCAGCCGCAGGCGGTTGATATCGACCAGCGGGCGACGCGCAAAGAGCTGGCCTCTGCCTGGTTTTCCGGCCTGACCATTACGCTGGGCAACCCGAAAACCATCGCCTTCTATCTGGCGATCCTGCCGCTGGTGATTTCGCTGGATAATGTCTCACTGCAAATGTGGGGCATGATGTTGGTACCGCTGACCATTTTCGTACTGCTGTCGGTAGGCGCGGTATTTATCCTCGCGGCGCTGAAGATACGTCATTTCCTCACCAGCGCCGAAGCGCAGCGTCTGCTGTTCCGCTCTACGGGCCTGATTATGCTGCTGGCGGCCATCGGCATGGTCGCGAAAACGCTGTAA
- the putP gene encoding sodium/proline symporter PutP has product MTVSTPMLVTFIIYILGMVLIGFIAWRSTKNFDDYILGGRSLGSVVTALSAGASDMSGWLLMGLPGAIFLSGISESWIAIGLTLGAWLNWKIVAGRLRVQTEHHNNALTLPDFFTSRFEDRSKLLRVISAIVILVFFTIYCASGIVAGARLFESTFGMSYETALWAGAVATILYTFVGGFLAVSWTDTVQASLMIFALILTPIIVIIAVGGLDDSLRVIEAKSLENLDMLKGLNFVAVISLLGWGLGYFGQPHILARFMAADSHRSIRTARRIGMTWMILCLAGAVAVGFFGIAYFQNHPEQAAGVSENGERIFIELARILFNPWIAGILLSAILAAVMSTLSCQLLVCSSALTEDLYKGFLRKNASQKELVWVGRVMVLVVALIAILLASNPENRVLGLVSYAWAGFGAAFGPVVLFAVCWKRTTRNGALAGMVIGALTVLVWKHYGWLDLYEIIPGFLFASIAIVVFSLLGRAPSAEAQARFAAADAEYNTH; this is encoded by the coding sequence ATGACAGTAAGTACACCCATGTTGGTGACATTCATCATCTATATTCTTGGCATGGTGTTGATCGGCTTTATCGCCTGGCGCTCAACCAAAAATTTTGATGACTACATTCTTGGCGGTCGCAGTCTCGGCAGCGTGGTAACCGCGCTTTCCGCCGGCGCATCGGATATGAGCGGCTGGCTGCTGATGGGTCTGCCAGGGGCGATTTTCCTCTCTGGCATTTCGGAAAGTTGGATCGCCATTGGGCTGACGCTGGGCGCGTGGCTGAACTGGAAAATTGTCGCCGGCCGCCTGCGCGTGCAGACCGAGCATCATAACAATGCGCTGACGCTGCCGGACTTTTTCACCAGCCGCTTTGAAGATCGCAGCAAACTGCTGCGCGTCATCTCCGCCATCGTGATTCTGGTGTTTTTCACCATCTACTGCGCATCGGGCATCGTCGCCGGGGCGCGTCTGTTTGAAAGCACCTTCGGCATGAGCTACGAAACGGCGCTGTGGGCTGGCGCGGTCGCGACGATTCTCTATACCTTCGTCGGCGGTTTCCTCGCCGTCAGCTGGACTGATACCGTACAGGCCAGCCTGATGATTTTCGCCCTGATCCTGACGCCGATTATCGTCATTATCGCCGTCGGCGGGCTGGATGATTCGCTGCGCGTGATCGAAGCGAAGAGCCTGGAAAACCTTGATATGCTGAAAGGTCTTAACTTTGTGGCGGTTATTTCGCTGCTGGGTTGGGGGCTGGGCTATTTCGGCCAGCCGCATATTCTGGCGCGCTTTATGGCGGCGGACTCGCACCGTTCCATCCGCACCGCCCGCCGTATCGGCATGACGTGGATGATCCTTTGCCTGGCGGGCGCGGTGGCGGTCGGCTTCTTCGGCATCGCCTATTTCCAGAACCATCCTGAGCAGGCGGCAGGCGTATCGGAAAACGGCGAGCGCATCTTTATCGAGCTGGCGCGCATTCTGTTTAACCCATGGATCGCCGGTATTCTGCTTTCCGCCATTCTGGCGGCGGTGATGTCGACGCTGAGCTGTCAGCTGCTGGTCTGCTCCAGCGCGCTGACCGAAGATCTTTACAAAGGCTTTCTGCGTAAAAACGCCAGCCAGAAAGAGCTGGTGTGGGTCGGCCGCGTGATGGTGTTGGTGGTAGCGCTGATCGCGATTCTGCTCGCCTCTAACCCGGAAAACCGCGTATTGGGCCTGGTCAGCTACGCCTGGGCCGGCTTCGGCGCGGCGTTTGGACCGGTGGTGCTGTTCGCTGTCTGCTGGAAGCGCACCACGCGCAACGGCGCGCTGGCGGGGATGGTGATTGGCGCGTTGACCGTACTGGTCTGGAAACATTACGGCTGGCTCGATTTGTATGAAATCATTCCGGGCTTCCTGTTCGCCAGTATCGCCATCGTGGTATTTAGCCTGCTGGGGCGTGCCCCTTCTGCTGAAGCGCAGGCGCGCTTCGCTGCGGCGGATGCGGAGTACAACACCCACTAA
- the putA gene encoding trifunctional transcriptional regulator/proline dehydrogenase/L-glutamate gamma-semialdehyde dehydrogenase: MGMTTMGVKLDEATRDRIKLAAQHIDRTPHWLIKQAIFNYLEQLEQGAQPVEFPLQAASDNDETLADEPHQPFLDFAEQILPQTVARAAITSAWRRPETEAVPMLLEQARLPAPLAEKTHQLAWSLADKLRHQKGATGRAGMVQSLLQEFSLSSQEGVALMCLAEALLRIPDKPTRDALIRDKISNGNWQSHLGRSPSLFVNAATWGLLFTGRLVSTHNEANLSRSLNRIISKSGEPLVRKGVDMAMRLMGEQFVTGETIAEALANARKLEEKGFRYSYDMLGEAALTASDAKAYLVSYQQAIHAIGKASNGRGIYEGPGISIKLSALHPRYSRAQYQRVMEELYPILKSLTLLARSYDIGINIDAEEADRLELSLDLLEKLCFEPELEGWNGIGFVIQAYQKRCPFVIDSLIDLAQRSRRRLMIRLVKGAYWDSEIKRAQMEGLEGYPVYTRKVYTDISYLACARKLLAVPNLIYPQFATHNAHSLAAIYHMAGNNYYPGQYEFQCLHGMGEPLYEQVVGKIADGKLNRPCRIYAPVGTHETLLAYLVRRLLENGANTSFVNRIADNTLPLDELVADPVQLVERLAATEGAIGLPHPKIPLPRDLYGDKRPNSAGLDLANEHRLASLSSALLSSAAQPWRAEPMIEGELSDGVFRPVLNPADPTDIVGEVREASEQEVAQALAASVNAGPIWFATPPQERAAILERAAVMMEGEMQTLIGILVREAGKTFSNAIAEVREAVDFLYYYAGLVQSDFDNETHRPLGPVVCISPWNFPLAIFTGQIAAALAAGNSVLAKPAEQTPLIAAQAVRILLEAGVPAGVVQLLPGLGETVGAQLTGDERVRGVMFTGSTAVATLLQRNLAGRLDPQGRPTPLIAETGGMNAMIVDSSALTEQVVLDIVSSAYDSAGQRCSALRLLCIQDDVADHTLKMLRGAMAECRMGNPERLSTDIGPVIDAEAKENIERHIQAMRAKGLTVFQAVQENLQDSKEWQSGTFIMPTLIELNSIDELDKEVFGPVLHVVRFTRSALPQLIEQINASGYGLTLGVHTRIDETIAQVTQRAKVGNLYVNRNMVGAVVGVQPFGGEGLSGTGPKAGGPLYLYRLLSHRPDNALQVTLDRHDAERPLDATLRPSLLEAHRALSSWAKAKPALADLCARYEQLAQGGTVRLLPGPTGERNTYILLPRERVLCLADNEADALIQLAAVTSVGSRALWQDDELHRKLAQSLPEQVRARIDFARDPLAPEQHYDAVIYHGDADQLRLLCEKVAARDGAIVSVQGFARGETNLLLERLLIERALSVNTAAAGGNASLMTIG, encoded by the coding sequence ATGGGAATGACTACCATGGGTGTCAAGCTGGATGAAGCCACCCGCGACAGAATTAAACTGGCTGCGCAACATATCGATCGCACGCCGCACTGGCTGATTAAACAGGCGATTTTCAACTATCTGGAGCAGCTGGAACAGGGCGCCCAGCCGGTAGAATTCCCTTTACAGGCCGCCAGCGATAACGACGAGACGCTGGCCGACGAACCACACCAGCCTTTCCTGGATTTCGCGGAGCAGATCCTGCCGCAAACGGTGGCGCGTGCCGCCATCACCTCCGCCTGGCGCCGCCCGGAAACGGAAGCGGTGCCGATGCTGCTGGAGCAGGCGCGTCTCCCTGCCCCGCTGGCGGAGAAAACCCACCAGCTCGCCTGGTCGCTGGCCGACAAGCTGAGGCACCAAAAGGGAGCAACCGGACGCGCCGGCATGGTGCAAAGCCTGTTACAGGAGTTCTCACTCTCCTCGCAAGAAGGCGTGGCGCTAATGTGCCTGGCCGAAGCGCTGCTGCGCATTCCCGACAAGCCGACGCGCGACGCGCTGATCCGCGATAAAATCAGCAATGGTAACTGGCAGTCGCACCTGGGCCGCAGCCCGTCGCTGTTTGTTAACGCCGCTACCTGGGGTTTGCTGTTTACCGGTCGCCTGGTCTCTACCCATAATGAAGCCAATCTGTCGCGCTCCCTGAACCGCATTATCAGCAAAAGCGGCGAGCCGCTGGTGCGCAAAGGCGTCGATATGGCGATGCGTCTGATGGGCGAACAGTTCGTTACCGGCGAAACCATCGCCGAGGCGCTGGCTAACGCGCGCAAGCTGGAAGAAAAAGGCTTCCGCTACTCTTACGATATGCTGGGCGAAGCGGCGCTGACCGCCAGCGACGCCAAAGCCTATCTGGTCTCCTATCAGCAGGCGATCCACGCTATCGGCAAGGCCTCTAACGGACGCGGCATTTATGAAGGGCCGGGCATCTCGATCAAGCTTTCCGCCCTGCACCCGCGCTACAGCCGCGCGCAGTATCAGCGCGTGATGGAGGAGCTTTACCCGATCCTGAAATCCCTGACGCTGCTGGCGCGCTCATACGATATCGGCATTAATATCGATGCCGAAGAGGCGGACCGTCTGGAACTGTCGCTCGACCTGCTGGAAAAGCTCTGCTTCGAGCCGGAGCTGGAAGGCTGGAACGGCATTGGCTTTGTGATTCAGGCCTACCAGAAGCGCTGCCCGTTCGTCATCGATTCGCTGATCGATCTGGCGCAGCGCAGCCGTCGTCGCCTGATGATCCGTCTGGTGAAAGGCGCCTACTGGGACAGCGAAATCAAACGCGCCCAGATGGAAGGACTGGAAGGCTACCCGGTTTATACGCGCAAGGTCTATACCGATATCTCCTACCTGGCCTGCGCGCGCAAGCTACTGGCGGTGCCGAACCTGATCTATCCGCAATTTGCCACCCATAATGCCCACAGCCTGGCGGCGATCTACCATATGGCGGGCAACAACTACTATCCGGGCCAGTATGAGTTCCAGTGCCTGCACGGCATGGGCGAGCCGCTCTACGAGCAGGTGGTGGGCAAAATCGCCGACGGCAAGCTGAACCGTCCCTGCCGCATCTATGCCCCGGTCGGTACCCATGAAACGCTGCTGGCTTACCTGGTGCGCCGCCTGCTGGAAAACGGCGCTAACACCTCGTTCGTCAACCGCATCGCCGACAATACGCTGCCGCTCGACGAGCTGGTGGCCGATCCGGTGCAGCTGGTGGAGCGCCTGGCCGCCACTGAAGGCGCCATCGGCCTGCCGCATCCGAAAATTCCGCTGCCGCGCGATCTTTATGGCGACAAGCGCCCCAACTCCGCCGGGCTGGATCTGGCGAATGAGCACCGCCTCGCTTCGCTCTCCAGCGCCCTGCTGAGCAGCGCGGCGCAGCCGTGGCGCGCCGAACCGATGATCGAGGGCGAGCTGAGCGACGGCGTATTCCGTCCGGTACTTAACCCGGCCGACCCGACCGATATCGTCGGCGAAGTACGCGAGGCCAGCGAGCAGGAAGTGGCGCAGGCGCTGGCGGCTTCCGTCAACGCCGGGCCGATCTGGTTCGCCACGCCGCCGCAGGAGCGCGCCGCCATTTTGGAGCGCGCCGCGGTGATGATGGAAGGCGAGATGCAGACGCTTATCGGCATTCTGGTGCGCGAAGCGGGCAAAACCTTCAGCAATGCCATCGCCGAAGTGCGAGAAGCGGTCGATTTCCTTTACTACTACGCAGGCCTGGTGCAGAGCGATTTCGATAATGAAACCCATCGTCCGCTCGGCCCTGTCGTCTGCATCAGCCCGTGGAACTTCCCGCTGGCGATTTTCACCGGCCAGATCGCCGCCGCGCTGGCGGCAGGCAACAGCGTGCTGGCGAAACCGGCGGAACAGACGCCGCTGATCGCCGCGCAGGCGGTGCGCATTCTGCTGGAGGCAGGCGTGCCTGCTGGCGTGGTGCAACTGCTGCCGGGCCTCGGCGAAACCGTCGGCGCGCAGCTGACCGGCGACGAGCGCGTGCGCGGTGTGATGTTTACCGGCTCTACCGCGGTCGCCACGCTGTTGCAGCGCAACCTGGCGGGACGTCTCGATCCGCAGGGTCGCCCGACGCCGCTGATCGCCGAAACCGGCGGCATGAATGCGATGATCGTCGATTCTTCCGCCCTGACGGAACAGGTGGTGCTGGATATCGTCTCCTCCGCCTATGACAGCGCCGGACAGCGCTGCTCGGCGCTGCGTCTGCTCTGTATTCAGGACGATGTCGCCGACCATACGCTGAAGATGCTGCGCGGCGCGATGGCGGAATGCCGCATGGGCAACCCGGAGCGGCTCTCTACCGATATCGGCCCGGTGATCGATGCCGAAGCGAAAGAGAATATCGAACGTCATATTCAGGCGATGCGCGCTAAAGGGCTGACGGTGTTCCAGGCGGTGCAGGAAAATCTTCAGGACAGCAAAGAGTGGCAGTCCGGCACCTTTATTATGCCGACGCTGATCGAGCTGAACAGCATCGACGAGCTGGATAAAGAGGTGTTCGGTCCAGTGCTGCATGTGGTGCGCTTTACGCGCAGCGCGCTGCCGCAACTGATTGAGCAGATCAACGCCTCCGGCTATGGCCTGACGCTGGGCGTGCATACCCGCATCGATGAGACCATCGCGCAGGTGACGCAGCGCGCCAAAGTCGGCAACCTCTACGTCAACCGCAATATGGTCGGCGCGGTGGTGGGCGTACAGCCGTTCGGCGGCGAAGGCCTGTCGGGCACCGGTCCGAAAGCGGGCGGCCCGCTCTATCTTTACCGTTTGCTGTCGCACCGCCCGGACAACGCGTTACAGGTGACGCTGGATCGTCACGACGCCGAGCGGCCGCTGGACGCGACGCTGCGCCCTTCCCTGCTTGAGGCGCATCGCGCGTTAAGCAGCTGGGCGAAAGCGAAACCGGCGCTGGCGGATCTGTGCGCCCGCTACGAACAGCTGGCGCAGGGCGGCACCGTCCGTCTGCTGCCGGGGCCGACCGGCGAACGCAATACCTATATCCTGCTGCCGCGCGAGCGCGTACTGTGCCTGGCGGATAACGAGGCGGATGCGCTGATCCAGCTGGCGGCGGTCACCAGCGTCGGCAGCCGCGCGCTGTGGCAGGACGATGAGCTGCATCGCAAGCTGGCGCAGTCTCTGCCGGAGCAGGTGCGCGCGCGCATCGACTTCGCGCGCGATCCGCTGGCGCCGGAGCAGCATTACGACGCGGTGATTTACCACGGCGACGCCGATCAGCTGCGTCTGCTGTGCGAGAAAGTCGCGGCGCGCGACGGCGCGATTGTCTCGGTGCAGGGCTTCGCCCGCGGCGAGACCAATCTGCTGCTGGAACGTCTGCTGATTGAACGCGCCCTGAGCGTCAACACCGCGGCGGCGGGCGGCAATGCCAGCCTGATGACTATCGGTTAA
- a CDS encoding HNH endonuclease signature motif containing protein, giving the protein MGLSLPDPNLFYLPRDNLPPEQYELILGPHHAWSHIDKEYVFDDRWSAGFQLINMQRHAVNGYTNQLPPHGPREREKLKGMVYSGEVVMLGGFSVRPGALFYINDDGELICRDPLVFTFQGAANIIRAFQLSVARRDYSQQGGKPRPTPLPSTAQQPAPLQTINSKMAGRLLAAGGVYHQNPEMFAETARKLGGEAAQGFDEVLNEQTAGTLIALSSLLMLGKASVAGHVSAANLEELNHYLGKSRGEVRLLHNIKVVKINYVRRDRMELAQLRRQFQTVKPKFYKMLAAHPEVKRRFNQEELTKLAMGQRPDEKWEIHHKLPLDDSGTNNFSNLMLIRRDYEHYVFNSAQKSITRKMASGEVKEVLWAAPAGLIFP; this is encoded by the coding sequence ATGGGCCTGAGCCTGCCGGATCCCAACCTTTTTTACCTGCCGCGCGATAATCTCCCGCCGGAGCAATATGAGCTGATTCTCGGTCCGCATCATGCCTGGTCACACATTGACAAGGAATATGTTTTCGATGATCGCTGGTCGGCGGGTTTTCAGCTTATCAACATGCAGCGGCACGCTGTTAACGGCTATACCAACCAACTGCCGCCTCACGGACCTCGAGAGCGGGAAAAGCTGAAAGGGATGGTTTACAGCGGCGAGGTGGTTATGCTCGGCGGCTTTTCCGTCAGGCCCGGCGCGCTGTTTTATATCAATGATGACGGGGAACTGATTTGCCGCGACCCGCTGGTTTTTACCTTTCAAGGCGCGGCGAACATTATTCGCGCCTTTCAACTTTCCGTGGCGCGCCGCGATTACAGTCAGCAGGGAGGCAAACCGCGTCCGACGCCGCTGCCGTCAACAGCGCAGCAGCCCGCTCCGCTCCAGACCATTAACAGCAAAATGGCGGGCCGTCTGCTGGCCGCTGGCGGCGTCTACCATCAGAATCCTGAGATGTTTGCAGAGACCGCGCGCAAGCTGGGCGGCGAGGCGGCACAGGGATTTGATGAGGTACTGAATGAGCAAACGGCGGGCACGTTAATCGCCCTGTCGTCGCTGCTGATGCTGGGCAAAGCATCCGTCGCGGGGCACGTCTCAGCGGCAAATCTGGAAGAGCTGAACCACTATCTGGGCAAGTCCAGAGGTGAAGTCAGGCTGTTGCATAATATTAAGGTGGTCAAAATAAATTATGTGCGCCGGGATCGCATGGAACTGGCACAGCTACGCAGACAGTTTCAAACCGTTAAGCCCAAATTTTATAAAATGCTGGCGGCGCATCCAGAGGTAAAAAGGCGATTTAACCAGGAAGAACTGACGAAGCTGGCAATGGGGCAACGGCCTGATGAAAAATGGGAGATACACCATAAACTTCCTTTGGATGATAGCGGTACGAATAATTTTAGTAACCTTATGCTGATTCGGCGCGACTATGAACACTACGTTTTTAATTCAGCGCAAAAAAGTATCACGCGTAAAATGGCGTCGGGTGAAGTAAAAGAAGTGCTATGGGCGGCCCCAGCTGGCTTAATTTTTCCTTAA
- a CDS encoding YrhA family protein: protein MYINDNIINQLKQLIIKRREKVTPAVVFPDELYDYNFGRKIGKTPRLFWEQYKNFVERLDGINIDGCIIYGIKNHFDYKNDLFTFNEFLTKIASDFPGLMIEENFYCIEIGSSSLDTYTYDTRTNKWESRDKQQYQNLFISCDTLAEFLQAVLDDIRQAEI, encoded by the coding sequence ATGTATATAAACGACAACATCATTAACCAGCTTAAACAGCTTATTATCAAGCGCAGAGAAAAAGTAACTCCGGCTGTCGTTTTCCCGGATGAGCTGTATGATTATAATTTTGGACGTAAAATTGGCAAAACTCCACGTCTATTTTGGGAGCAATATAAGAATTTCGTTGAGCGTTTAGACGGAATTAATATTGATGGATGTATTATTTACGGCATAAAAAACCACTTCGATTATAAGAATGACCTGTTTACATTTAATGAATTTTTAACAAAGATAGCCTCTGATTTTCCCGGGCTGATGATAGAAGAAAATTTTTACTGTATTGAAATTGGCAGCTCCTCACTGGATACCTATACCTATGATACAAGAACCAACAAATGGGAATCACGTGACAAGCAGCAGTACCAAAACCTTTTTATCTCCTGCGACACGCTGGCGGAGTTCTTGCAAGCGGTGCTGGATGATATTCGTCAGGCAGAAATTTAG